From the genome of Bubalus bubalis isolate 160015118507 breed Murrah chromosome 2, NDDB_SH_1, whole genome shotgun sequence, one region includes:
- the MED18 gene encoding mediator of RNA polymerase II transcription subunit 18 produces the protein MEAPPVTMMPVTGGTINMMEYLLQGSVLDHSLESLIHRLRGLCDNMEPETFVDHEMVFLLKGQQASPFVLRARRSLDRAGAPWHLRYLGQPEMGDKNRHALVRNCVDIATSENLTDFLMEMGFRMDHEFVARGHLFRKGIMKIVVYKIFRILVPGNTDNTEALSLSYLVELSVVAPAGQDMVSDDMRNFAEQLKPLVHLEKIDPKRLM, from the exons ATGGAGGCACCTCCAGTCACCATGATGCCTGTCACCGGGGGCACCATTAACATGATGGAGTACCTGCTGCAGG gaagcGTTTTAGATCACAGCTTGGAAAGCCTCATCCACCGCCTTCGTGGTTTATGTGACAACATGGAACCCGAGACTTTTGTTGACCACGAGATGGTATTCCTCCTTAAGGGCCAGCAGGCCAGTCCATTTGTTCTAAGGGCCCGACGCTCTCTGGATAGGGCAGGGGCACCCTGGCATCTTCGCTACCTGGGACAGCCAGAGATGGGAGACAAGAACCGCCATGCCCTGGTGCGTAACTGCGTGGACATTGCAACATCTGAGAACCTCACTGACTTCCTCATGGAAATGGGCTTTCGCATGGACCACGAGTTTGTTGCCAGGGGACACTTGTTCCGGAAAGGCATCATGAAGATCGTGGTGTACAAGATCTTCCGCATCCTGGTGCCAGGGAACACGGACAACACTGAGGCCTTGTCACTGTCCTACCTCGTGGAACTAAGTGTTGTTGCACCAGCTGGGCAGGACATGGTCTCTGATGACATGAGGAACTTTGCGGAGCAGCTGAAACCTCTGGTTCACCTAGAGAAAATAGACCCCAAAAGGCTCATGTGA